A stretch of DNA from Microthrixaceae bacterium:
GATCAGACCGGCCGCCACCCCGACGAGGATCCCCAACCTCTGGTCCCAGAGTTGACGACCGATCAGACGCCAGCCGTCACGAGCCGACGGCACGAAGTCGGTGTCCTGGTTGGCTCGATCGGTGATGGCAGCTTCTCCCGGGTCCCCTCGGTCACGGTACCGGGCCATGCCGATCGGCAACGTGCTCGTTTACCCTTGTCCCCATGTCCGCGTCCGCCGAGGTTCGCCCCCTGGCCGAGTTGCCCGCCTCTTTCTGGTCCGGTCCCGTGACCGTCGGGGCGTTGGCCGTTGTCGGCACCGCGGCGCTGGCCGTGGTCGACCCCAGTGCCCGCAACGTCCCGCTGTGCCCGCTGAAGGCCATCACCGGGCTCGACTGCCCGTTCTGCGGGTCGCTGCGTGCCGTACACGCTCTGACCCAGCTCGACGTGACCACAGCGTTGGACCACAACGCCGTGTTCACACTGTCGGTGCCGCTGCTGGTGGCCGGATGGGTGATCTGGTTCGTCACCAGCCGAGGTGTGACCGCTCCGGGCTGGTGGCGCTCGACGCCCGCTTTGAGGATCGGCCTCGGCGCGTTCATGTTGACGTTCGCGGTGGTGCGCAACCTGCCGGCGTTCTCCTGGCTGGCCAGCACCGCCTGAGGTGCCAACCCGTGGGCCTTTAGGCCCAGGTCATGGGCCTAAAGAACCACGAATAAAGGTGAAATTCGATCATCTACTCGCCTTTTCGGTTTCGATGGGGTAGAAAATGTGGCACTAG
This window harbors:
- a CDS encoding DUF2752 domain-containing protein; protein product: MSASAEVRPLAELPASFWSGPVTVGALAVVGTAALAVVDPSARNVPLCPLKAITGLDCPFCGSLRAVHALTQLDVTTALDHNAVFTLSVPLLVAGWVIWFVTSRGVTAPGWWRSTPALRIGLGAFMLTFAVVRNLPAFSWLASTA